Within the Streptomyces sp. R41 genome, the region TCCCGTGCGGAATCCGGGGCCCGGGAGCTTGCCGAGCGGCGAGAGCGCCTCGGCGAGGTGAGCGGGGCTACGCCTCCGCCGCCGCCTTCGCCGCGATGTCCGTGCGGTGCTGCGAACCGTCGAGACCGATGCGAGAGACCGCCGCGTACGCGCGGGCGCGGGCCTCGGTGAGGTCGGCGCCCGTCGCCGTGACGGAGAGCACACGGCCGCCCGCGCTCACCACCGCGTCACCGTCGCGCTTCGTCCCGGCGTGCAGGACGTAGGCGTGCGGGGCGTCCTGGGCCGCCACCTCGTCGAGCCCGGTGATCGGGTCGCCGGTGCGCGGGGTGTCCGGGTAGTTGTGCGAGGCCACGACCACCGTGACGGCGGCGTCGTCGCTCCAGCGCAGCGGCGCCAGGTCCGCGAGAGTGCCGTTCGCCGAGGCCAGCAGCACGCCCGCGAGCGGGGTCTTCAGGCGGGCGAGGACGACCTGGGTCTCCGGGTCGCCGAAGCGGGCGTTGAACTCGATGACCCGTACGCCACGGCTGGTGATCGCCAGACCCGCGTAAAGAAGGCCGGAAAACGGTGTGCCGCGGCGGCGCAGTTCGTCGACGGTCGGCTGGAGGACGGTCTCCATGACTTCCTCGACGAGCTTCGGGTCCGCCCACGGGAGGGGCGAGTACGCGCCCATGCCGCCGGTGTTCGGGCCCTCGTCGCCATCCAGCGCGCGCTTGAAGTCCTGGGCCGGCTGCAGCGGGACGACGGTCTCGCCGTCCGTGATCGCGAAGAGGGAGACCTCGGGGCCGTCGAGGTACTCCTCGATGACGACGCGGTCGCAGGCGTTGGCGTGCGCGCGAGCCTTCTCGACGTCG harbors:
- the purD gene encoding phosphoribosylamine--glycine ligase — encoded protein: MKVLVIGSGAREHALCRSLSLDPDVTALHCAPGNAGIAEVAELHAVDALDGAAVAALATELGAELVIVGPEAPLVAGVADAVREAGIPCFGPSKEAAQLEGSKAFAKDVMASAAVPTARSYVCTTPEEVEEALDAFGAPYVVKDDGLAAGKGVVVTDDVEKARAHANACDRVVIEEYLDGPEVSLFAITDGETVVPLQPAQDFKRALDGDEGPNTGGMGAYSPLPWADPKLVEEVMETVLQPTVDELRRRGTPFSGLLYAGLAITSRGVRVIEFNARFGDPETQVVLARLKTPLAGVLLASANGTLADLAPLRWSDDAAVTVVVASHNYPDTPRTGDPITGLDEVAAQDAPHAYVLHAGTKRDGDAVVSAGGRVLSVTATGADLTEARARAYAAVSRIGLDGSQHRTDIAAKAAAEA